Proteins from a genomic interval of Lactococcus protaetiae:
- a CDS encoding ABC transporter ATP-binding protein → MVKVVEVKGLQKNFGKFQALKDVSFDVNAGEVLGYIGPNGAGKSTTIRTLLGIIRANGGSAKIFGKDVWTDAIEIHKQIAYVPGDVYLWPNLSGGEIIDLFLKLHGKGNAAKRDELIKKFELDPKKKARSYSKGNRQKIALIAALSSDAELYIFDEPTSGLDPLMEAIFQEEVGRLKAAGKAILLSSHILSEVEKLADRVAVIRKGEIVETGSLEDLRHLTRYQYKIETGQVPTGLETLSSVHDLKIDGTKASFQADSDKVDEILSTITQYGVKKLESMPPTLEDLFMRHYE, encoded by the coding sequence ATGGTAAAAGTAGTCGAAGTAAAAGGGCTTCAAAAAAACTTTGGTAAGTTTCAAGCGCTCAAAGATGTAAGTTTTGATGTCAATGCTGGAGAGGTGCTCGGCTACATCGGACCTAACGGTGCTGGTAAATCAACAACGATTAGGACTTTGCTTGGTATTATCCGTGCAAATGGTGGCTCAGCCAAAATATTTGGAAAAGATGTCTGGACAGATGCCATTGAGATTCATAAGCAAATTGCCTATGTTCCAGGTGATGTTTATCTCTGGCCCAATCTATCAGGAGGAGAGATTATTGATCTTTTTTTGAAGCTTCATGGTAAAGGAAATGCGGCTAAACGAGATGAATTAATTAAAAAATTCGAGTTAGACCCAAAGAAAAAAGCTCGGTCTTATTCTAAAGGAAATCGACAAAAGATTGCACTTATTGCAGCGCTATCAAGCGATGCTGAACTATATATTTTTGACGAACCAACTTCTGGACTTGACCCATTGATGGAGGCGATTTTTCAGGAAGAAGTTGGAAGGCTTAAAGCTGCAGGGAAAGCGATTCTTTTATCAAGTCATATCTTGTCTGAAGTTGAAAAGCTGGCAGACCGTGTTGCAGTCATCCGTAAAGGTGAAATCGTAGAAACTGGTAGTCTTGAGGATTTGCGACATTTAACGCGTTATCAATATAAGATTGAAACAGGGCAAGTTCCGACAGGTCTTGAAACCCTTAGCTCTGTTCATGACTTAAAAATTGATGGCACAAAAGCAAGCTTCCAAGCTGATAGTGATAAAGTAGATGAAATATTATCAACGATTACACAATATGGTGTGAAAAAACTTGAATCTATGCCACCAACGCTTGAAGATTTATTTATGCGTCACTATGAATAA
- a CDS encoding TetR/AcrR family transcriptional regulator, with product MNQTEKKKKAILDTTFTLLNEKEIKEITVDEIAQKAVVSKVTLFKYYKNKNHLMNIVIMHAFENMAAQVEEIIQSDLNFEETYEGITQMKLKQLEHYSPIFSQNLMTQYSESPDFFDTDAVTVQMKIYDKLFQKGQDEGKISKDFTKDDFLFLVNIFISGMKGLSADYLFQKTGILTRFFINGLK from the coding sequence ATGAATCAAACAGAAAAAAAGAAAAAAGCCATTTTAGACACGACTTTTACATTGTTGAATGAAAAAGAAATTAAAGAAATCACTGTTGATGAAATTGCTCAAAAAGCAGTAGTGTCAAAGGTTACATTATTTAAGTATTATAAAAATAAAAATCATTTAATGAACATTGTCATTATGCACGCCTTTGAAAATATGGCAGCACAAGTTGAAGAAATCATTCAAAGCGATCTGAACTTTGAAGAAACTTATGAGGGAATCACCCAAATGAAGCTAAAACAGCTTGAGCATTATTCTCCGATATTTTCTCAAAATTTGATGACACAATACTCTGAAAGTCCTGATTTTTTCGATACCGATGCTGTCACGGTGCAGATGAAAATTTATGATAAACTTTTTCAAAAAGGACAGGATGAAGGTAAAATTTCAAAAGACTTCACCAAAGATGACTTCCTATTTCTTGTCAATATCTTCATCTCAGGAATGAAAGGTTTATCCGCAGATTACCTATTTCAAAAAACTGGGATACTTACCCGCTTTTTCATTAATGGACTAAAATAG
- the essA gene encoding type VII secretion protein EssA, translating to MKKRQLIILGIAFSSLLAGSAQSFADDNGSLQLNPNVITNSDGGGTASDFPIRSQLFTPEIEKVAKAQEKDDISKQKEFLNFSDTSNNILYNTNTTKIVKQLFVDYQPQVISSNKNDNHSKTTIAYWIIFIIAFPLIFLAVLLGRKNAKRSIRRKR from the coding sequence ATGAAAAAAAGACAATTAATAATACTTGGTATTGCATTTAGCTCCCTTTTAGCAGGAAGTGCTCAAAGCTTTGCGGATGATAACGGCAGCCTTCAACTTAATCCTAATGTCATTACAAACTCAGATGGCGGTGGAACAGCGAGCGATTTTCCAATACGCAGCCAACTCTTTACCCCAGAAATAGAAAAAGTTGCTAAAGCACAAGAAAAAGATGATATCTCTAAACAAAAGGAGTTCCTTAACTTCTCGGATACGTCCAATAATATTCTTTATAATACCAATACAACCAAGATAGTAAAGCAGCTTTTTGTTGATTATCAACCACAAGTGATTTCATCAAATAAGAACGATAATCATTCCAAGACAACGATTGCTTATTGGATAATATTTATTATTGCTTTTCCACTAATATTTTTAGCAGTTTTATTAGGACGAAAAAATGCAAAAAGGAGTATAAGGAGAAAACGATGA
- the ntdP gene encoding nucleoside tri-diphosphate phosphatase yields MKIPKEGDFITIQSYKHDGSLHRTWRDTMVLKTNENSIIGVNDHTLVTESDDRRWVTREPAIVYFHKKFWFNIIAMIREEGVSYYCNLASPFVLDNEALKYIDYDLDVKVFKDGEKKLLDVEEYERHRRQMRYPKEIDYVLKENVKILVDWINNEKGPFSKEYVEIWYDRYHQLKK; encoded by the coding sequence TTGAAAATACCAAAAGAAGGCGACTTTATCACGATTCAAAGCTATAAACATGATGGGAGCCTGCATCGCACTTGGCGCGATACAATGGTTCTGAAAACAAATGAAAATTCAATTATTGGGGTGAATGACCACACGCTCGTGACCGAGAGCGACGACCGCCGTTGGGTGACACGTGAGCCTGCGATTGTTTATTTCCACAAAAAGTTTTGGTTTAACATCATTGCTATGATTCGTGAGGAAGGCGTCAGCTACTACTGCAATCTAGCGAGTCCCTTCGTCCTTGATAACGAAGCGCTGAAATACATTGATTACGACCTTGATGTGAAAGTCTTCAAAGACGGTGAAAAAAAGCTGCTTGACGTTGAAGAATATGAACGTCACCGTCGTCAAATGCGCTATCCAAAGGAAATTGATTATGTTTTAAAAGAAAATGTGAAAATTCTTGTTGACTGGATTAACAATGAAAAAGGACCATTTTCTAAGGAATATGTTGAGATTTGGTATGATCGTTATCATCAGTTAAAAAAATAA
- a CDS encoding ABC transporter permease, translated as MLAFAASGAGKMEVASSPATAATMYTMFVKNPAMLGLFGATPIKNPSAYTLGPIFGQTMTLITAITFAIISIIYVVNRTRKEEDDGIAELFRSFSIGKLSNTTAVVIELVLLHIVMALLLAFSIQAQNVDGLNNLSSNLLFASSTSAQGLMWGMVALFFAQIFPDAGGAKGTTFGLLGLLYVIRMGTDVGAPQAGWFNPLSWGYLGFPYATGHESWLGVGLTLIFSILMLALAYMLEIKRDVNAGYLPEGRGRAHAKRTLLSLPGLVLSLQKKMIIGWLLAVFVLGLVYGSMFGQMDQFISGNELVKQIFIGNATATDAITGNFMVTLFSILSILVSAFAVILLSRMTAEERKNRQEQLYALPISRLKVYLTYVLTAIIGSVVAQFLAVLGIYVEQLGNKNALSFADVMKPGMIWIVGIVFVVALLSLLVAFIPRASGAIWVYLGFLLFMSYLGHILDLPQWIEKLSIYDYIPKLPVDKMDWGSVSVILILSVLMIVIGFVGYRRRDLIGG; from the coding sequence ATGTTAGCATTTGCAGCATCTGGTGCAGGCAAGATGGAAGTTGCTTCAAGCCCAGCAACAGCAGCAACAATGTATACCATGTTTGTAAAAAATCCAGCGATGTTGGGACTTTTCGGTGCAACACCAATTAAAAATCCAAGTGCGTACACTTTAGGACCTATCTTTGGACAAACGATGACTTTGATTACGGCGATTACTTTTGCCATTATCTCAATTATCTATGTGGTTAATCGAACGCGTAAGGAAGAAGATGATGGGATAGCAGAGCTTTTTCGCTCATTTTCTATTGGTAAATTATCAAATACAACAGCAGTTGTGATTGAGCTTGTGTTGTTGCACATTGTGATGGCACTTTTGCTCGCATTCTCTATTCAAGCGCAAAATGTTGACGGTTTGAATAATCTTTCTAGTAATTTGTTGTTTGCGAGTAGCACTTCAGCACAAGGATTAATGTGGGGAATGGTTGCACTGTTCTTTGCTCAGATTTTTCCAGATGCTGGTGGAGCTAAAGGAACAACTTTTGGTCTTCTAGGACTTCTTTATGTGATACGAATGGGAACAGATGTAGGTGCACCTCAAGCAGGATGGTTCAATCCACTTTCATGGGGCTATCTTGGATTTCCTTATGCAACAGGTCATGAATCTTGGCTAGGTGTTGGGCTAACGCTTATCTTTTCGATACTGATGTTGGCACTTGCCTATATGCTCGAAATTAAACGCGATGTGAACGCTGGTTATTTGCCTGAAGGACGTGGACGTGCTCATGCTAAAAGAACGCTGCTCAGTTTACCTGGTTTGGTGCTAAGCTTGCAAAAAAAGATGATTATTGGTTGGCTATTGGCTGTCTTTGTCTTGGGCTTGGTTTATGGCTCAATGTTTGGACAAATGGATCAATTTATCAGTGGCAATGAGCTGGTTAAGCAGATTTTTATAGGAAATGCAACAGCGACAGATGCGATTACTGGAAACTTTATGGTTACTTTGTTTTCTATTTTGTCCATTTTAGTATCTGCTTTTGCAGTGATTTTACTCTCTCGGATGACTGCCGAGGAACGGAAGAATCGTCAAGAACAACTTTATGCTTTGCCGATTTCTAGGTTGAAAGTTTATCTGACCTATGTGTTGACTGCAATTATTGGAAGTGTTGTCGCACAATTTCTGGCTGTGCTTGGTATTTATGTTGAACAGTTAGGAAATAAAAATGCTTTAAGTTTTGCTGATGTAATGAAACCTGGGATGATTTGGATAGTCGGAATTGTATTTGTTGTTGCACTTCTAAGTTTACTTGTGGCTTTTATTCCACGAGCTTCAGGCGCAATTTGGGTCTATCTTGGTTTCTTACTCTTTATGAGTTATCTTGGACATATTCTTGATTTACCTCAATGGATTGAAAAATTGAGTATTTACGATTATATCCCAAAACTTCCTGTTGATAAGATGGATTGGGGCAGTGTGTCAGTAATTTTGATTCTGTCAGTACTGATGATTGTGATTGGTTTTGTCGGTTATCGCAGACGTGATTTGATTGGTGGTTAG
- a CDS encoding EsaB/YukD family protein, with translation MSMRIDISIEFMEQQVDFQIPTEVTFGRFVELMHKALEGARLPKHWTLELKDKPIKIDDTDLIKDLPIGNGDIFCLIPIQEKQEYMNESI, from the coding sequence ATGAGTATGCGGATTGATATCAGTATTGAATTTATGGAGCAACAAGTAGACTTCCAAATTCCTACGGAAGTAACTTTCGGCCGGTTTGTAGAATTAATGCATAAAGCATTAGAAGGAGCACGACTTCCTAAGCACTGGACGCTTGAATTAAAAGATAAACCAATAAAAATAGATGACACAGATCTCATCAAAGATTTACCCATAGGAAATGGTGACATATTTTGCCTTATTCCTATCCAAGAAAAACAGGAGTATATGAATGAAAGTATCTAA
- a CDS encoding metallophosphoesterase, translating into MNLDKRLAVISDFHMDINQFSRDELDIFLSVLTELAITDIHFAGDISNTFRSLTVPFLQQLATDRNLSVTYNLGNHDMVGLSEKEISEHDFQVKMFGKTAFVSFHGWYDYSFLRGNFDVKKVVAFKNSFYFDRKIKRAFDDVKTTELILTKLENLLTELSVQADVERIIVSTHFVPHQHFIINTRYEKFARFNAYLGSQHFHEIFLKFPKVSDVIFGHIHHRMMVVSTDKINYHARPLGYTYEWEMVSQFLELYPQYKIPEIWHLRKRYQEIKDLPEWKEFRKQHLADEFLSALTIFDF; encoded by the coding sequence ATGAATTTAGATAAAAGATTAGCTGTTATATCAGATTTTCACATGGATATTAATCAATTCTCAAGGGATGAGCTAGATATTTTTCTGTCAGTGCTGACAGAACTCGCTATTACTGATATACATTTTGCTGGAGATATTTCTAATACGTTTCGTTCGTTGACTGTTCCTTTTTTGCAACAATTGGCTACTGACAGGAATCTGTCAGTGACTTATAATCTTGGAAATCATGATATGGTTGGTTTGTCAGAAAAAGAAATTTCCGAGCATGATTTTCAGGTAAAAATGTTTGGTAAAACTGCTTTTGTAAGTTTTCACGGATGGTATGATTATTCATTTCTTAGAGGCAATTTTGATGTCAAAAAGGTGGTTGCTTTTAAAAATTCTTTTTATTTTGACCGAAAGATTAAACGAGCATTTGATGATGTAAAAACAACTGAACTGATACTGACAAAACTCGAAAATTTGCTGACAGAACTGTCAGTGCAAGCTGATGTGGAGAGAATTATTGTCAGTACACACTTTGTTCCTCATCAGCATTTTATTATCAACACACGTTATGAAAAATTTGCCAGATTCAATGCTTATCTGGGTTCACAGCATTTTCATGAGATTTTTTTGAAATTTCCTAAAGTGTCTGATGTCATCTTTGGACATATTCATCATCGAATGATGGTTGTCAGTACTGACAAAATCAATTATCATGCACGTCCGCTTGGGTATACTTATGAATGGGAAATGGTCAGTCAATTTTTGGAGCTTTACCCACAGTACAAAATTCCTGAAATTTGGCATTTGCGTAAGCGTTATCAGGAAATTAAAGATTTACCTGAATGGAAAGAATTTCGTAAGCAACATCTTGCTGACGAATTTTTGTCAGCACTGACCATATTTGATTTTTGA
- a CDS encoding WXG100 family type VII secretion target, protein MAQISVTPEELKSQAQVYVQAKEEIEQAIQKVNSMNNTIAEEWKGQAFQAYLEQYNQLHQSVVQFENLLESVNQQLNKYADTVAERDAQDAQSFGF, encoded by the coding sequence ATGGCACAAATTTCAGTAACCCCAGAAGAGCTAAAGAGCCAAGCACAAGTCTATGTGCAAGCTAAAGAAGAAATTGAACAAGCGATTCAAAAAGTAAATTCAATGAATAATACAATCGCTGAAGAATGGAAAGGTCAAGCTTTCCAAGCATACTTGGAACAATACAACCAACTCCATCAAAGCGTTGTTCAATTCGAAAATCTTTTGGAAAGCGTCAATCAACAATTGAATAAATATGCAGATACTGTTGCCGAACGTGATGCACAAGACGCTCAAAGCTTCGGTTTCTAA
- a CDS encoding formate/nitrite transporter family protein — protein MMNPAEILSATIHHGQEKVKRPFLEKAVLGFIGGAMISFGYLLYIRAVASVAEPLGSLASLIGASVFPIGLIVILLGGGELITSNMTAVSTSFFAKKVKFADLIKNWVVITIFNVLGAIFVAFVFGHLVGLTSSGVFREELFSLAQGKIGASWYQEILSGIGCNWFVGIAMWMCYGAKDAAGKLLAVWFPIMAFVAIGFQHSVANAFVIPAAIFEHGATWLDFGRNFIFVYAGNIIGGAIFVAGFYTLGYRRQAREQIEQKS, from the coding sequence ATGATGAATCCGGCAGAAATTCTGTCAGCAACTATTCACCACGGACAGGAAAAAGTGAAGCGACCGTTTTTAGAAAAAGCAGTGCTTGGTTTTATTGGTGGAGCAATGATTTCCTTTGGTTATTTGCTTTACATTCGGGCTGTGGCGAGTGTAGCGGAACCTTTGGGTAGCCTTGCAAGCCTAATTGGAGCAAGTGTTTTCCCCATTGGATTGATTGTCATCTTGTTGGGTGGTGGAGAATTGATTACGTCAAATATGACTGCGGTTTCAACATCATTTTTCGCTAAAAAGGTCAAATTTGCTGATTTAATAAAAAATTGGGTGGTCATCACAATTTTTAATGTACTTGGGGCAATTTTTGTTGCTTTCGTTTTCGGACACTTGGTTGGATTGACAAGTAGCGGAGTTTTTCGCGAAGAACTTTTTAGTCTGGCACAAGGAAAAATTGGTGCAAGCTGGTATCAAGAAATCCTCTCTGGCATAGGTTGTAATTGGTTTGTCGGCATTGCAATGTGGATGTGCTATGGTGCAAAAGATGCAGCAGGAAAACTTTTGGCAGTTTGGTTTCCGATTATGGCTTTTGTCGCAATTGGTTTTCAGCATAGCGTAGCAAATGCGTTTGTTATTCCAGCAGCTATTTTTGAACATGGGGCGACTTGGCTTGATTTTGGTCGTAATTTTATCTTTGTTTATGCTGGTAATATTATCGGAGGAGCAATTTTTGTTGCAGGCTTTTATACTTTAGGTTATCGCAGGCAAGCAAGAGAGCAGATAGAACAAAAAAGTTAA